From one Candidatus Eisenbacteria bacterium genomic stretch:
- a CDS encoding cob(I)yrinic acid a,c-diamide adenosyltransferase — MKQKRFKKGTVQVFTGSGKGKTTAALGCGLRAAGHGFKVLMIQFMKGRRYGELDAVKHVPGFEIIQFGRDSFVEKGNPCAEDVELARKGFDKAREALGSDEYDMIILDEVNVAVDYGLIPLDHVLNLLEQRPPHVELILTGRYAHEKLRAAAHTVSEMLEVKHHYVAGVEAREGIEY, encoded by the coding sequence ATGAAGCAGAAGAGATTCAAGAAGGGCACCGTGCAGGTTTTCACCGGCAGCGGCAAGGGCAAGACTACCGCCGCCCTCGGGTGCGGCCTGAGAGCCGCCGGACACGGATTCAAGGTTCTCATGATACAGTTCATGAAGGGCAGGCGATACGGGGAGCTCGACGCGGTCAAGCATGTTCCCGGATTCGAAATAATCCAATTCGGCAGAGACTCTTTCGTGGAGAAGGGGAATCCCTGCGCCGAGGACGTCGAGCTTGCTCGCAAGGGTTTCGACAAGGCGCGAGAGGCATTGGGGTCCGACGAGTACGACATGATCATCCTGGATGAGGTGAACGTCGCCGTGGACTACGGGCTGATACCTCTCGACCACGTGCTTAACCTCCTGGAGCAAAGGCCTCCACATGTCGAGCTCATTCTGACCGGAAGATACGCTCACGAGAAGCTCAGAGCCGCCGCTCACACAGTGAGCGAGATGCTTGAAGTTAAACATCATTACGTGGCGGGAGTGGAAGCCAGAGAGGGCATCGAATACTAG
- a CDS encoding fibronectin type III domain-containing protein, with the protein MKASKLCLVGLLAMLMIPAVFSSVWSDRCHSTNTGVLGWYPVFWDERDSCGCTYHEMIDNLVYGASKVDASAKYYVQFDKNDPPEPISTLYREAPSHRTVFVASHGNPWGFVGAFYNDSTSRNTAYTQLVQAGWRDSIEIWKTKPPPAYGIWVWNAGISNKIAGRMDSERIIGGFYCYSMSTMSSWGVATNGPGTFFGFADTVGCEKCDIMETIIARMGCLSPWYGPQAEDAVRFMTDDVTLVGHKHNQYNCRCRGCRGHCVDSTEVQPLGGCNRLTWTAYCEYTYCIYRSDHPWGPYVQLTGNAEITTEDLIHFTCMDNTVEYSRPYWYRFWDDVYVGSGTPEGLPEPTLPSRPTGLIAVGDTTDCGDTVFLSWGESAGADSYYVFRCVSETLDECVPVPEFLGSTTSLNYADTTAGPELTYSYSVLAWNETGSSEESAAVSIRKLENVSPTASLVWVNDDNLLLCPGGDADSLVIGVILLDVCGAFVGGEPPSEVYAVLVKSEGDVHVCGGDTLRPSSATDGTGHTQIVAHHIGGCGTVGVRVYAEGQVLAQQPTVVLRGPDLNADGAVDLLDWVRWVAGGECTDLNWDGIEGNTLDWIIFNAHWPHTANPTIAVNAPNGSEWWNDGDEKEITWQFTPTQMRNAYNKVDLSLSVDGGATYTQPIDSLLANDGSCVWTIPQELSSGECKVRAIARDVHGCSVSDVSDTCFAIAAVKSGFVATDTTWGSPVSVVGDVVVVEGARLDLVPGAVVRFDTLDALQGGADTGKCELIVMGGIEAQGSEAKRGGAFVAFGRSSGQRLAWDKAYAH; encoded by the coding sequence ATGAAGGCGTCCAAGCTCTGTCTGGTGGGGCTACTGGCTATGCTTATGATCCCGGCCGTTTTTTCGTCCGTGTGGTCAGACCGCTGCCATAGCACCAACACCGGTGTTCTTGGTTGGTATCCCGTGTTTTGGGATGAGCGGGATTCCTGTGGTTGTACGTACCACGAAATGATAGATAATCTTGTGTACGGGGCTTCAAAGGTGGATGCAAGCGCCAAGTACTATGTCCAATTTGACAAGAACGATCCGCCGGAACCCATCTCTACTCTTTATAGGGAGGCGCCCTCGCATCGGACCGTGTTCGTCGCCAGTCATGGTAACCCCTGGGGATTTGTCGGCGCCTTCTACAATGACTCGACCTCCCGGAATACTGCCTATACCCAGTTGGTTCAAGCCGGTTGGCGTGACAGCATCGAGATCTGGAAGACCAAGCCGCCTCCCGCCTACGGTATCTGGGTCTGGAATGCAGGCATCAGTAACAAGATCGCCGGGCGCATGGATTCGGAGCGCATCATCGGAGGCTTCTACTGCTACTCGATGTCTACGATGTCATCCTGGGGCGTCGCTACGAACGGCCCGGGAACCTTCTTCGGCTTCGCAGACACCGTAGGCTGTGAGAAGTGCGATATCATGGAGACCATCATCGCTAGGATGGGTTGTCTTTCGCCCTGGTACGGTCCTCAGGCTGAAGATGCGGTTCGCTTTATGACGGACGATGTGACCCTGGTGGGCCACAAGCACAACCAGTACAATTGCCGTTGTCGCGGTTGTCGGGGTCACTGCGTCGATAGTACTGAGGTCCAGCCCTTGGGGGGGTGCAACAGGCTCACCTGGACGGCCTATTGTGAATACACTTATTGCATCTACAGGAGCGACCATCCCTGGGGTCCCTACGTGCAGCTCACCGGGAATGCGGAAATCACCACGGAGGACTTGATCCACTTCACATGCATGGACAACACAGTTGAGTATTCGCGCCCATACTGGTACAGGTTCTGGGATGACGTGTATGTCGGCTCTGGGACACCCGAGGGTCTACCGGAGCCGACTCTTCCGAGCAGGCCGACGGGTCTCATCGCAGTTGGGGATACCACGGACTGTGGCGATACTGTCTTCCTCTCGTGGGGGGAGAGCGCGGGAGCAGACTCATACTATGTTTTCCGGTGTGTCAGTGAGACTCTTGACGAGTGCGTTCCAGTGCCTGAGTTTCTTGGATCGACTACATCCCTAAACTACGCTGACACTACGGCGGGCCCGGAGCTTACCTATTCTTACAGTGTGTTGGCTTGGAACGAGACTGGCTCGTCTGAGGAAAGCGCGGCAGTGTCGATACGGAAGCTTGAGAATGTATCGCCCACGGCATCTCTGGTTTGGGTGAACGACGACAATCTGCTGCTGTGTCCGGGCGGGGATGCAGACTCACTTGTTATAGGCGTGATCCTTCTGGATGTTTGTGGGGCATTCGTCGGGGGCGAACCTCCGTCCGAGGTGTACGCCGTGCTTGTTAAGAGTGAGGGGGACGTGCACGTTTGCGGCGGCGACACGCTGAGACCGTCTAGTGCGACTGACGGAACCGGGCATACACAAATTGTGGCTCATCACATTGGTGGATGTGGGACTGTAGGCGTGCGCGTCTACGCGGAGGGCCAGGTGCTTGCTCAACAACCCACGGTTGTCTTGAGGGGTCCCGATCTTAACGCAGACGGTGCCGTTGACCTGCTTGACTGGGTGAGGTGGGTCGCTGGAGGCGAATGCACCGATCTCAACTGGGACGGGATAGAGGGAAACACACTTGATTGGATCATTTTCAATGCGCACTGGCCTCACACAGCTAATCCTACAATTGCAGTCAACGCCCCGAACGGATCTGAGTGGTGGAACGACGGCGATGAGAAGGAGATTACCTGGCAGTTCACTCCAACGCAGATGCGGAATGCGTACAACAAGGTGGATCTGTCCCTTTCCGTTGACGGAGGTGCAACCTACACCCAGCCCATAGACAGCCTCCTGGCAAATGACGGCTCCTGCGTGTGGACGATTCCTCAAGAGCTATCCTCCGGGGAGTGCAAGGTGAGGGCAATAGCGAGAGACGTCCATGGGTGCAGCGTATCGGACGTGAGCGATACATGCTTCGCGATTGCGGCAGTGAAAAGTGGCTTTGTGGCTACGGACACGACTTGGGGCTCACCCGTGAGCGTGGTTGGCGACGTTGTCGTGGTAGAGGGAGCGCGTCTCGACTTAGTTCCTGGCGCCGTTGTGAGATTTGACACTCTGGACGCTCTTCAAGGAGGAGCGGACACAGGGAAATGCGAGCTCATTGTCATGGGTGGCATAGAGGCACAGGGTAGCGAGGCGAAGCGGGGTGGAGCTTTCGTCGCTTTCGGACGCTCCTCAGGCCAGCGATTGGCGTGGGATAAGGCTTACGCCCACTAG
- a CDS encoding right-handed parallel beta-helix repeat-containing protein — protein sequence MELSSLSDAPQASDWRGIRLTPTSSDNLLDNCVIKYAYTGIEACTTAVSVDSCTISDFSNDGVKASGSTVTITGNSISLGSTGVRGIELVNTSGSASYNVISGSSQGTRYGVQCSGAGSVSLSHNEFEGMYIGIKGYGTSQLDISDNLLTGNVSQGVGAEGSCEMTLRRNRISDYGYFGVALKNSAYVNLGAEPDSGMNSIPKRPPVSSYCVLNKRTVTVMAEANWWGTDMPLPSYFYGPVDRIPYLTEDPQLEFAMRAPEQVLVIPRAAYVVQNYPNPMNPVTTIEYGVPEDGARVAVKVFDVSGHLVRVLVDGVKPKGVHVVSWDGESEAGRRVASGVYVYEAVIGEYRVSKKIVVLK from the coding sequence GTGGAGCTTTCGTCGCTTTCGGACGCTCCTCAGGCCAGCGATTGGCGTGGGATAAGGCTTACGCCCACTAGTTCGGACAACCTGCTAGACAACTGCGTGATCAAGTACGCCTACACCGGTATCGAGGCTTGCACGACTGCTGTCAGCGTGGATTCATGCACGATTTCTGATTTCTCGAACGACGGGGTAAAGGCAAGCGGTTCAACTGTGACGATAACGGGTAACAGCATATCGCTTGGGAGCACGGGGGTGAGAGGGATCGAGCTTGTGAACACGAGCGGGAGTGCTAGTTACAACGTGATTAGTGGGTCTTCTCAGGGTACTCGTTACGGGGTACAGTGTTCCGGCGCCGGTTCAGTGTCGCTGTCGCACAATGAGTTTGAGGGCATGTACATTGGGATCAAGGGGTACGGGACCTCTCAGTTGGACATCAGCGACAATCTCCTTACGGGCAATGTGTCGCAGGGAGTTGGTGCCGAGGGTAGTTGTGAGATGACCCTGAGGAGGAATCGCATTAGTGACTACGGGTACTTCGGGGTTGCGTTGAAGAACAGCGCTTACGTGAACCTTGGTGCGGAGCCAGACTCCGGTATGAACAGTATTCCGAAGAGGCCTCCTGTGAGCAGTTATTGTGTGCTGAACAAGAGGACGGTCACGGTGATGGCGGAGGCGAACTGGTGGGGTACGGACATGCCTCTTCCGAGCTACTTCTATGGTCCCGTGGATCGGATTCCGTATCTTACGGAGGATCCCCAGTTGGAGTTTGCCATGAGGGCGCCGGAGCAGGTCTTGGTGATTCCGAGGGCAGCTTACGTCGTGCAGAACTATCCCAACCCGATGAATCCTGTGACGACGATTGAGTACGGGGTGCCAGAGGACGGGGCGCGGGTAGCGGTGAAGGTGTTTGACGTTTCGGGGCACCTTGTGAGGGTGCTTGTCGATGGGGTCAAGCCTAAAGGGGTACATGTCGTGAGTTGGGATGGTGAGAGTGAGGCCGGGCGGCGTGTTGCTTCTGGGGTATACGTGTACGAGGCAGTGATAGGTGAGTATCGAGTGAGCAAGAAGATTGTGGTTCTGAAGTAG
- a CDS encoding DNRLRE domain-containing protein, with protein MRSRIFLLFFLLLALPVMAVEARELVVEATDVVAIRPSVASQDMRLLIKFALPEALSRNSVDFACAEFDVGCRGAKGAVSLEAFQVTTAWDKASVSWAGPWKKVGGDWDDDVSAECVLPVGDGKTAYLDITDFVNVWLEEPSKNFGILVKVSEPLSGSFSRDEAQGRPRLRILY; from the coding sequence ATGAGGTCGAGAATTTTCCTGCTGTTTTTCCTGCTTCTCGCGCTGCCTGTCATGGCCGTGGAGGCGCGGGAGCTTGTTGTTGAGGCGACCGATGTTGTTGCGATTCGTCCTTCGGTTGCTTCTCAGGACATGCGTTTGCTGATCAAGTTCGCATTGCCCGAGGCTCTGTCCCGGAACTCTGTGGATTTTGCCTGTGCGGAGTTTGACGTCGGTTGTAGGGGGGCCAAAGGTGCGGTCTCGCTTGAGGCATTTCAGGTCACGACAGCTTGGGACAAGGCGAGTGTGAGTTGGGCCGGGCCGTGGAAGAAGGTTGGTGGTGACTGGGACGATGACGTATCGGCAGAATGTGTTCTGCCCGTGGGTGACGGGAAGACCGCGTATCTGGACATTACAGATTTTGTGAATGTGTGGTTGGAGGAACCTTCGAAGAACTTCGGGATTCTTGTGAAGGTCTCGGAGCCCCTCTCGGGGAGCTTCTCCCGCGACGAAGCACAGGGAAGACCCAGGCTTAGGATCCTGTACTAA
- a CDS encoding site-2 protease family protein, with the protein MRGLTRGLIRRGFSLLTVGGIRISINYTWFIVLGLVIWSMHENFRETYGTFGAATIWACSVAYALLLFASVLLHELSHSFVGNRLGLGIKGITLFIFGGIAELGKEPEDPGTEIKVAAAGPACSLVLSFFFYGLSVLLYALQGRSSAVTFQLFHAPALDSPFVALFKYLGYANAALLLFNLVPGFPLDGGRLLRAILWKRSGDVGKSTRFASNLGKGFAVLLIVLGLLVIFVMSDFTGAWLVLVGLFLQQAAEGSYQHVLVRKALSGVKVRETMSTDVVYVSPSLTLDVLVESFFFRFRFSSFPVVDGETLVGVVDLSHVKHIPREQWHLTRTSDVMAPVSEELVVRPEDEAVDALAKMIKNGLGKLPVVVGGRLVGILTRGDVMSLLRMRTDLGA; encoded by the coding sequence ATGAGAGGCTTGACGAGAGGTTTGATAAGAAGAGGATTCAGTCTTCTCACGGTGGGCGGGATACGCATCTCGATCAACTACACCTGGTTCATCGTGCTGGGGTTGGTGATATGGAGCATGCACGAGAATTTCAGGGAGACCTACGGAACCTTCGGCGCCGCGACAATATGGGCTTGCAGCGTTGCCTATGCGCTGTTGCTGTTCGCGTCAGTCCTTCTTCACGAATTGAGCCATTCCTTCGTCGGCAATCGACTGGGTCTTGGTATAAAAGGAATCACTCTCTTCATTTTTGGAGGAATCGCGGAGCTCGGCAAAGAGCCCGAGGATCCGGGCACCGAGATCAAGGTGGCCGCGGCAGGGCCGGCCTGTAGCCTTGTGCTGTCGTTCTTCTTTTACGGACTATCGGTGCTTCTTTACGCTCTGCAAGGGCGCTCGTCGGCGGTGACTTTCCAGCTCTTCCACGCCCCGGCGCTGGACTCTCCTTTCGTGGCTCTTTTCAAGTATTTGGGCTACGCCAACGCGGCTCTCCTCCTCTTCAATCTTGTTCCCGGTTTTCCTCTGGATGGTGGCAGACTTCTTCGGGCAATTCTCTGGAAGAGAAGCGGCGACGTCGGCAAATCCACCAGGTTTGCGTCCAACCTTGGTAAAGGGTTTGCCGTCCTTCTCATAGTGTTGGGCCTACTTGTGATCTTCGTCATGAGCGATTTCACTGGTGCATGGTTGGTGTTGGTGGGCCTATTTCTACAGCAGGCCGCCGAAGGGAGTTATCAGCATGTTCTCGTGAGAAAGGCCCTGTCCGGCGTGAAAGTAAGGGAGACCATGAGCACGGATGTCGTGTACGTGAGTCCATCGCTCACGCTCGATGTGCTTGTTGAGTCTTTTTTCTTCCGCTTTAGATTCAGCAGTTTTCCCGTAGTGGACGGGGAAACGTTGGTAGGGGTCGTGGATCTGAGCCACGTAAAGCATATCCCGAGAGAACAATGGCATCTGACAAGGACCTCGGACGTGATGGCGCCGGTGTCGGAAGAGCTTGTGGTTCGTCCCGAGGATGAGGCCGTGGATGCCTTGGCCAAGATGATCAAGAATGGCTTGGGCAAACTGCCGGTCGTGGTCGGTGGGAGACTGGTCGGCATTCTCACAAGAGGTGACGTCATGTCATTGCTCAGAATGAGGACTGATCTGGGCGCTTGA
- the ligA gene encoding NAD-dependent DNA ligase LigA — MSRKEATARIAELRREINYHNYRYYVLDSPEISDAKYDRTLKRLKEIEEGFPELVTPDSPTQRVGARPLEAFREVRHFVPMLSLSNAFSEEEIRDFDTRMRKLLGVESGVEKDVRYIAEPKLDGLAVELVYENGTLSVGSTRGDGVTGEDVTQNLRTVRSVPLRLLPDRRRALPALLEVRGEVIIRIEEFKKLNREREREGEPLFANPRNAAAGSLRQLDPGITASRPLEVFFYGIGRAQGVKFDTQDGLLKALPKFGLRVNPHVGVCDTIEEVLEYYRDMMQKRDTLGYEIDGVVVKVNDFAQQDRLGTISRSPRWALAVKFPARQETTKVTDIVVQVGRTGALTPVAVMEPVNVGGVTVSRATLHNQDEIDRKDIRIGDTVILQRAGDVIPEIVSVITSNRTGRERRFRIPDTCPVCGSDTVRLPGEAVTRCTGIACAAQLKELVSHFASRRAMDIQGLGDKIIEQLTEKGLVKSVADIYSLRPAELMTLDRMGEKLANNILASVEKSKNTTLARLLYALGIRHAGEHISRILADHFGRMDRLRAASLEELQEIGEIGPQVALSVRSFFDQKINIAVVDRLFAGGVRVRGERPRSGARLLGKSFVFTGTLEKYEREEASRIVESLGGKATSSISQKIDYVVAGKEPGSKLRKAKELGIRILSEKEFEELIGRS; from the coding sequence TTGAGCAGGAAGGAAGCGACGGCTCGAATCGCAGAACTCCGCCGGGAGATCAATTATCACAACTATCGCTACTACGTTCTCGACAGTCCCGAAATCTCCGACGCGAAATATGATCGGACGCTGAAACGTCTGAAGGAGATCGAGGAGGGATTCCCGGAGCTTGTCACACCCGACTCGCCCACGCAGAGGGTCGGTGCCCGTCCCCTCGAGGCCTTCCGGGAGGTGAGGCACTTCGTTCCGATGCTGAGTCTCTCGAACGCCTTCAGCGAAGAAGAAATTCGTGATTTCGACACGAGGATGAGAAAACTCCTCGGCGTCGAGAGCGGCGTCGAGAAGGATGTGCGATATATTGCCGAACCCAAGCTTGACGGCTTGGCCGTGGAACTTGTCTACGAGAACGGGACTCTCTCGGTCGGTTCTACCAGGGGCGACGGAGTGACCGGGGAGGACGTGACACAGAACCTGAGGACCGTACGTTCTGTTCCCTTGAGACTTCTGCCTGACAGGAGAAGGGCGCTCCCTGCACTGCTCGAAGTGCGTGGAGAGGTCATAATAAGAATAGAGGAGTTCAAGAAACTCAACAGGGAGCGGGAGAGAGAAGGTGAACCACTGTTCGCCAATCCCAGGAACGCCGCCGCCGGTTCCCTGAGACAACTGGATCCCGGCATCACTGCGTCGCGACCGCTGGAAGTGTTCTTCTATGGGATTGGGAGGGCGCAGGGGGTGAAGTTCGATACTCAGGACGGACTTCTGAAGGCTCTTCCCAAGTTCGGTCTGAGAGTGAATCCTCACGTCGGGGTATGCGACACAATCGAAGAAGTTTTGGAATACTACAGAGACATGATGCAGAAGAGAGACACCCTGGGCTACGAAATAGACGGCGTTGTCGTGAAAGTGAACGATTTTGCGCAGCAGGACAGGCTGGGGACAATATCAAGAAGTCCGAGGTGGGCTCTGGCCGTCAAATTCCCGGCAAGACAGGAGACGACGAAGGTAACCGACATCGTAGTTCAAGTGGGAAGAACCGGGGCTCTGACGCCGGTCGCGGTCATGGAGCCGGTCAACGTCGGGGGCGTTACCGTCTCGCGGGCGACTCTTCATAACCAGGACGAGATCGACAGGAAGGACATAAGGATCGGCGACACGGTCATACTCCAGAGAGCAGGGGACGTCATACCTGAGATCGTCAGCGTGATAACTAGCAATAGAACGGGAAGGGAGCGGAGGTTCAGAATACCCGACACGTGTCCGGTCTGCGGTTCCGACACGGTGAGACTTCCAGGTGAGGCGGTCACAAGATGCACCGGCATAGCCTGCGCGGCCCAACTCAAGGAATTGGTGAGTCATTTTGCGTCCAGGAGGGCCATGGACATCCAAGGTCTGGGAGACAAGATCATAGAGCAGCTCACCGAGAAGGGCCTGGTGAAGAGCGTTGCCGACATCTATTCTCTGCGTCCGGCCGAGTTGATGACACTCGATAGGATGGGAGAGAAGCTTGCCAATAACATTCTTGCCTCCGTGGAGAAAAGCAAGAACACCACTCTCGCCAGGCTACTCTATGCGCTCGGCATAAGGCACGCCGGAGAACACATTTCTCGCATACTGGCCGATCACTTCGGGCGAATGGACAGGCTTCGCGCCGCGAGCCTCGAGGAGCTCCAGGAGATCGGGGAAATCGGTCCTCAGGTGGCGCTGAGCGTTCGGAGCTTCTTTGACCAGAAGATAAACATTGCGGTCGTAGACAGACTGTTTGCGGGCGGAGTGAGAGTTCGAGGCGAGAGGCCGCGATCGGGAGCGAGGCTTCTAGGCAAGAGCTTCGTATTTACTGGGACGCTCGAGAAGTACGAGAGGGAGGAGGCGAGCAGGATTGTGGAGTCACTCGGAGGCAAGGCTACGTCCTCCATCAGTCAGAAAATCGACTACGTTGTGGCTGGAAAGGAGCCTGGAAGCAAGCTTCGGAAGGCAAAGGAGCTTGGTATAAGGATCCTGTCAGAAAAGGAATTCGAGGAGCTGATAGGCCGGAGCTAG
- a CDS encoding archease gives MKRESPKKGRRLPLPQKSGRPIGTKRGERGYRRSLSKADESDAALDDFVYVKPPYELIDHTADLGMIVRGQNLERLFENAGLALFDLLTKVTLVRPDSKWSISLRAENLEALLVEWLRELLYLFYGKKRLLCAFETDELTKTSLEVTCWGERYDPGRHTLITEIKAVTYHELAITRKDSGWSAQIIFDV, from the coding sequence GTGAAGAGGGAAAGCCCCAAGAAGGGCAGAAGGTTGCCCCTGCCTCAGAAGTCAGGAAGGCCCATCGGGACCAAGAGAGGCGAGAGAGGCTACAGAAGGAGTCTTTCAAAAGCGGACGAGAGCGACGCCGCGTTGGACGATTTCGTCTACGTGAAGCCGCCCTACGAGCTCATCGACCACACCGCAGATCTCGGTATGATAGTGAGAGGTCAGAATCTCGAGAGGCTCTTCGAGAACGCCGGTCTCGCCCTCTTCGATCTTCTCACAAAAGTCACACTCGTCAGGCCGGATTCGAAATGGAGCATTTCCCTCCGGGCCGAGAATTTGGAGGCGCTCCTCGTCGAATGGTTGCGGGAGTTGCTGTACCTTTTCTACGGGAAGAAACGGCTCCTGTGCGCATTCGAGACGGACGAACTCACAAAAACGTCGCTCGAAGTCACGTGCTGGGGCGAACGCTATGACCCGGGACGGCACACGCTTATCACCGAGATAAAGGCCGTCACCTATCACGAACTGGCCATAACCAGGAAAGATTCGGGCTGGAGCGCTCAGATCATTTTTGACGTTTGA
- a CDS encoding RtcB family protein: MRFEKLDDYRWMIAKTGRMRVPGIIYADEKMMARIRADKSPQQVANVAHLPGIVKYSLAMPDIHWGYGFPIGGVAATDVEGGVISPGGVGYDINCGCRLIATDLHVDEVRPRIKDLVAALFNNVPSGVGSTGSVKLSRAEAKKMLQVGARWAVEHGYGLSEDLDSTEEGGFMAGANPEVVSQRAYERGKDQLGTLGSGNHFVEVGYVDEIYEPDIAESMGLFLNQATVIIHSGSRGFGYQICDDFLRVMTREYTTLGIELPDKQLACAYIDSPLGREYLSAMACAVNYAYTNREVLTHLTRETFEQVFKAGPNKLGMRLVYDLGHNVARVERHVVDGKEKEVCVHRKGAARAFPRGDERVPQKYRDIGQPVLIPGDMGTHSYLLVGTEKALHETFGSTCHGAGRLMSRRQAMRDARGRSIVKDLEDKGIVVMSASRATLAEEMPEAYKDVSEVVNVVHKAGISRKVARTTPVGVIKG, from the coding sequence ATCAGATTTGAAAAGCTCGATGACTACAGGTGGATGATTGCAAAGACGGGCCGCATGCGAGTGCCGGGAATAATCTATGCCGACGAGAAGATGATGGCGCGCATCAGAGCCGACAAGAGTCCGCAGCAGGTGGCAAACGTTGCTCATCTGCCCGGCATTGTCAAATACTCTCTCGCAATGCCTGACATTCACTGGGGCTACGGCTTTCCGATCGGTGGCGTCGCGGCGACCGACGTAGAGGGCGGAGTGATTTCGCCCGGAGGCGTGGGCTACGACATCAACTGCGGCTGCAGGCTGATTGCCACCGATCTGCACGTGGACGAGGTGCGGCCGAGAATCAAGGATCTGGTCGCCGCTCTGTTCAACAACGTACCGAGCGGAGTCGGTTCGACCGGGAGCGTCAAGCTCTCCAGGGCGGAAGCGAAGAAGATGCTTCAAGTCGGCGCAAGGTGGGCGGTGGAGCATGGATACGGCCTTTCGGAAGACTTAGATTCCACGGAGGAAGGCGGGTTCATGGCGGGCGCCAATCCCGAAGTTGTGAGCCAGAGAGCTTACGAGCGCGGCAAGGATCAACTCGGCACGTTGGGTTCGGGCAATCACTTTGTCGAGGTGGGATACGTCGACGAGATATACGAGCCGGATATTGCAGAGAGCATGGGACTTTTCTTGAATCAGGCCACGGTGATCATTCATTCCGGCTCGCGCGGCTTCGGCTATCAGATTTGCGACGATTTCCTCCGGGTTATGACGCGCGAGTACACCACATTGGGCATCGAGCTTCCCGACAAACAGCTTGCATGCGCGTACATAGACTCTCCGCTCGGACGAGAGTATCTCAGCGCCATGGCGTGCGCAGTGAATTATGCTTACACGAACAGAGAGGTCCTCACGCACCTGACCCGTGAGACCTTTGAACAAGTTTTCAAGGCCGGGCCGAACAAGCTTGGCATGCGTCTCGTCTACGACCTCGGACACAACGTGGCGAGAGTGGAAAGACACGTAGTGGATGGCAAGGAAAAAGAGGTCTGCGTTCACAGGAAAGGGGCAGCGAGAGCGTTTCCGCGGGGTGACGAGAGGGTGCCGCAAAAATACCGGGACATCGGGCAGCCCGTTCTCATCCCGGGAGACATGGGAACCCACTCGTACTTGCTCGTTGGCACGGAGAAGGCGCTGCACGAGACCTTCGGCAGTACGTGTCACGGTGCAGGGCGGCTCATGAGCCGCAGGCAGGCGATGCGCGATGCACGAGGACGCTCCATCGTGAAGGACCTCGAGGACAAAGGCATTGTGGTCATGTCGGCCAGTCGGGCGACGCTCGCAGAAGAAATGCCGGAGGCCTACAAGGACGTGTCCGAGGTCGTCAACGTGGTGCACAAGGCAGGGATATCGAGAAAGGTGGCGAGGACGACACCCGTCGGCGTGATAAAGGGATAG
- a CDS encoding protein-L-isoaspartate(D-aspartate) O-methyltransferase, with translation MVDEQIVKRGVADTLVLAAMRNVPRHEFVPEAYRKYAYADEPLPIGDGQTISQPYIVALMTETLNLDKSSKVLEIGTGSGYQAAVLAEIAKEVYSIEIVEPLARRASETLERLGYKNVKVKCGDGYGGWPDEAPFDAIIVTAAPGHIPQPLIDQLKVGGKMSIPVGDVYQELVVVTKKDKGITKRDVIPVRFVPMTGEAQESQE, from the coding sequence ATGGTGGACGAGCAGATAGTCAAGCGAGGTGTCGCGGATACCCTCGTGCTCGCCGCCATGCGCAACGTGCCGAGGCACGAGTTTGTGCCTGAAGCATACAGGAAGTATGCCTACGCGGACGAGCCGTTGCCGATTGGTGATGGGCAGACCATCTCCCAGCCATACATCGTGGCCTTGATGACTGAGACTCTGAATCTCGACAAGAGTTCGAAGGTGCTGGAGATCGGCACTGGCTCTGGATATCAGGCTGCCGTGCTGGCCGAGATTGCCAAGGAAGTCTATTCGATAGAGATCGTGGAGCCCCTCGCGAGAAGAGCCAGCGAGACACTGGAGCGGCTCGGTTACAAGAACGTCAAGGTCAAATGCGGAGACGGTTACGGAGGATGGCCGGACGAGGCTCCCTTCGACGCAATCATCGTGACCGCTGCTCCCGGCCACATCCCGCAGCCGTTGATAGATCAGCTCAAGGTTGGCGGAAAAATGTCCATCCCGGTGGGGGATGTTTATCAGGAGCTGGTCGTGGTGACGAAAAAAGACAAAGGAATCACGAAGAGGGACGTCATACCGGTGAGATTCGTTCCGATGACAGGCGAGGCTCAAGAGAGCCAAGAGTAG
- a CDS encoding MTH1187 family thiamine-binding protein → MPVCEISVIPVGTGSSSISEYVAEAHRVIRKSGLKSRLGPMCTSVEGDLDRILALAKEIHEACFRKGANRVLTSLKIDDRRDKPLTMDGKISSVEIKLKSGG, encoded by the coding sequence ATGCCCGTTTGCGAGATTAGCGTCATCCCAGTTGGGACCGGAAGCTCCAGCATAAGCGAGTATGTGGCAGAGGCCCACCGGGTCATCAGAAAGAGTGGTCTCAAGTCACGGCTCGGTCCGATGTGCACGTCGGTGGAGGGCGATCTCGACAGGATTCTTGCCTTGGCCAAGGAAATACACGAGGCGTGCTTTCGCAAAGGTGCGAACAGGGTCCTCACGAGTCTGAAGATCGACGATCGAAGGGACAAGCCGCTCACTATGGATGGAAAGATCAGCTCGGTTGAGATCAAGCTGAAGTCCGGCGGGTGA